The following coding sequences are from one Eleginops maclovinus isolate JMC-PN-2008 ecotype Puerto Natales chromosome 13, JC_Emac_rtc_rv5, whole genome shotgun sequence window:
- the LOC134874604 gene encoding XK-related protein 8-like — MGKFRYSPQDTTLTCLSLVFFLVDIVLDIWAVVNFYQEESYVSLSVLILLLVVSSFLVQAFSWLWYRYEESERDPKEKLKNQTKVQKCFSRRQIKLLHVFQLGIYFRQAGVLEMFFCGHCSQFNDSEGFTVYMAHDLSMLRFFETFWESAPQLVLMITIMLQQGNLHHFTVLKAVGSMAAIALSVTMYHRSMRSFLLEKQKQHVISSVVYFLWNLLLLSSRLTALALFASVLPCFIFTHFLCSWLVLFFFFWRSKTEPFMSSTCGEWLYRATVGLIWYFDWFNALKGRTRYKTMVYHGYMLLDISLLCSVWCWKKITDPPSSKVAQLYAVVAAVSVVAVYILGLFLKMIYYWCFHPNLSKEQLKGEDTKRSQEQHLRFSSVEDVVDMPTPASKDGDKDMDDDTMTRCFYADDRSKPAQPVPEIKRCNKRMRMLAENFYS, encoded by the exons ATGGGTAAATTCAGGTACTCCCCCCAGGATACAACCCTCACTTGTTTAAGCCTGGTGTTCTTTTTGGTGGACATAGTGTTAGATATATGGGCCGTGGTGAATTTCTACCAGGAAGAGTCTTATGTGAGCCTCTCCGTACTGATCCTGCTGCTCGTGGTCTCCTCCTTTCTCGTCCAGGCTTTCAGCTGGCTTTGGTACAGATACGAGGAATCTGAGAGGGATCCTAAGGAGAAGTTGAAGAACCAGACAAAGGTGCAGAAATGCTTCAGCCGCCGCCAGATCAAACTGCTTCATGTGTTCCAGCTGGGAATCTACTTCAG GCAAGCAGGTGTGCTGGAGATGTTTTTTTGCGGCCACTGCTCGCAATTCAATGATTCAGAGGGCTTCACAGTGTACATGGCCCATGACCTGAGCATGCTGCGGTTCTTTGAGACGTTTTGGGAGAGCGCACCTCAACTTGTCCTCATGATCACCATCATGCTGCAGCAAGGGAATCTCCACCATTTCACAG TGTTGAAGGCGGTCGGTTCAATGGCAGCCATTGCTCTTAGTGTGACCATGTACCACCGCTCCATGCGCTCCTTCCTGCTCGAAAAGCAGAAGCAGCATGTGATCTCATCAGTGGTATACTTCCTGTGGaacctgctcctcctctcctctcgccTCACCGCCCTCGCCCTCTTCGCCTCCGTGCtgccatgcttcatcttcaccCACTTCCTGTGCTCCTGGCTAGTactattcttcttcttctggcgATCCAAGACCGAACCATTCATGAGTAGCACCTGTGGAGAGTGGCTTTACCGAGCAACCGTCGGCCTAATTTGGTATTTTGACTGGTTTAATGCGTTGAAAGGGAGGACGAGGTACAAGACTATGGTTTACCACGGGTACATGCTATTGGACATTTCcctcctctgcagtgtgtggtGCTGGAAGAAGATCACGGATCCACCTTCTTCTAAAGTTGCCCAGCTCTATGCTGTAGTCGCTGCGGTCAGTGTTGTTGCAGTCTACATCCTTggtctctttttaaaaatgatatattattgGTGCTTCCATCCAAACCTGTCTAAAGAACAGTTGAAAGGTGAAGACACTAAAAGATCCCAGGAACAGCATCTAAGGTTTTCTTCTGTTGAAGATGTGGTAGATATGCCGACTCCAGCATCAAAAGATGGGGACAAGGACATGGATGACGACACTATGACTAGATGTTTTTATGCTGATGATCGCAGCAAGCCAGCCCAACCAGTCCCCGAAATCAAGCGTTGCAATAAAAGAATGAGGATGTTGGCTGAGAACTTCTACTCCTGA
- the LOC134875225 gene encoding zinc finger MYM-type protein 1-like, translated as MVATMIDEATANKLKVIPLSNNTVGRRILDMSSDIAEQVNDMVRASTRFALQVDEATDSNKDCLLITYVRFIAAGDMKEDLLFCKKLKTRATADELFKVIDTYLQEANLKWEGCVGLRTDACSAVSAESAVDRRMIRRRRIIMAGNCNSIVSLRELPFSRRSNADKLAVKELGPPRPNLNIKQVSTKAGKTYSRGFSRSWYERKTWLAGCEVANALFCYPCVLIHPDANTDTAWTKTGVTDMHHLSEKVKKHEASKMHMDSCLKLSAFGRVNIATQLDESYRIAVRRHNDEVSKNRHILGRLIDCVKFCGVFELALRGKDESEGSSNAGIFRGLVDLVASLDEVFEEHLRTATVFKGTSKTVQNELLDCMASVIRERIVEEVRAARFVAIQADETTDVSTQTQLVLVLRYVDGKHAVQERFFEFVPILSATASSIADAILERLNSVFTDDDKCKLIAQAYDGASVMRGERAGVQQKVREEYKNAHYLHCYTHQLNLIMQQATSHISAVRVFFSDLGGISSFFTRSPKRTALLDQIVARRLPRASSTRWNFNSRIVSTVYENLGDLIECFETIRSDSTFDSTTVREASGFLRMLQDEDFVFFLQQFHQIMPHVDMMYQQLQKRDIDMVFIKRALQNFTSSIQAIRDQSSSQQQQQEAPGTTRSRRALGEQEKQRLSKEICDTILGHAKARFSFTSHLVSAVLLEAELFDRHRTTFPEEALNTTVRAYPMLHKERLRTELSLIYESPDFRGCCGALALYQVLQSYNLQETFSETVALLNILITTPMTTAEAERCFSTLKRIKTFLRNTMGQERLNALGMLSMERELVRNMPDFNERVIDRFACLKERRAKFQYK; from the exons ATGGTTGCCACTATGATTGACGAGGCAACAGCAAACAAGTTAAAAGTGATTCCTCTCTCTAACAACACTGTTGGGAGACGCATACTTGATATGTCAAGTGACATAGCGGAGCAGGTCAACGATATGGTGCGTGCAAGCACCCGgtttgctctgcaggtggatgaagccaccgacagcaacaaggactgtttattaatcacatacgtCCGATTCATTGCTGCAGGGGACATGAAAGAGGAcctgttgttctgcaaaaaacttaaaacgcgagccactgctgatgaacttttcaaagtaattgacaCTTACTTGCAAGAGGCCAATCTGAAGTGGGAGGGTTGTGTTGGG ttacgcactgatgcgtgctCGGCGGTCTCCGCCGAATCGGCGGTCGATCGGCGGATGATTCGGCGGCGCCGAATCATCATGGCTGGCAACTGCAATTCCATCGTTTCCCTGAGGGAATTACCGTTCAGTCGTCGAAGCAATGCGGATAAATTGGCTGTTAAAGAATTGGGACCACCCAGACCAAATTTAAACATCAAGCAGGTGTCAACAAAAGCGGGGAAAACATACAGCCGCGGATTTTCCCGGAGCTGGTACGAGCGGAAAACATGGCTAGCAGGTTGTGAAGTGGCTAACGCTCTGTTTTGCTACCCCTGTGTGCTAATCCACCCGGATGCCAACACTGACACCGCCTGGACAAAGACGGGTGTCACTGATATGCACCACCTCTCAGAAAAGGTGAAGAAACACGAAGCATCGAAGATGCATATGGACAGCTGCCTAAAACTGTCGGCATTTGGGAGAGTGAACATTGCCACACAGCTGGATGAGAGCTACAGGATAGCCGTGCGCCGTCACAACGATGAGGTGAGCAAGAACCGGCACATCCTAGGCCGCCTTATCGACTGTGTGAAATTCTGTGGCGTGTTTGAGTTAGCTCTGAGAGGCAAGGATGAGAGTGAGGGGTCCAGCAACGCGGGGATTTTTCGTGGACTGGTTGATTTAGTGGCGTCGCTGGACGAGGTGTTTGAGGAGCACTTAAGAACGGCCACAGTCTTTAAGGGCACATCAAAGACGGTGCAGAATGAGCTGCTGGATTGCATGGCATCTGTCATCAGAGAGCGTATCGTGGAGGAGGTGAGAGCAGCAAGATTCGTGGCAATCCAAGCAGATGAGACCACAGACGTCTCTACACAGACTCAGTTGGTGCTGGTGCTGAGATATGTAGATGGAAAACACGCTGTGCAAGAACGGTTCTTTGAATTTGTCCCCATCTTGTCAGCAACGGCCAGCTCCATTGCCGATGCAATTTTGGAGAGACTGAATAGCGTTTTCACTGATGATGATAAGTGTAAACTCATTGCGCAAGCCTACGACGGTGCCAGTgtgatgagaggagagagagctggtGTGCAGCAAAAGGTACGAGAAGAGTACAAAAATGCCCATTATTTGCATTGCTACACACACCAGCTGAATTTGATCATGCAGCAGGCCACTTCACACATCTCAGCAGTGAGAGTTTTTTTCTCTGACCTTGGTGGGATTTCCAGTTTTTTTACCCGGTCACCCAAACGCACAGCCCTTCTCGACCAGATTGTTGCACGAAGGCTGCCTAGAGCATCATCCACAAGATGGAACTTCAACAGCAGGATCGTGAGCACTGTCTATGAGAACCTGGGCGACCTCATAGAGTGTTTTGAGACCATCAGGTCAGACAGCACCTTTGACAGCACCACCGTGAGGGAGGCGTCTGGCTTCCTGAGGATGCTGCAGGAtgaagattttgtttttttcctgcagcagtTTCATCAAATCATGCCTCATGTTGACATGATGTACCAACAGCTGCAGAAGAGGGACATTGACATGGTGTTCATCAAACGTGCCCTGCAGAACTTCACCAGCAGTATTCAGGCCATCAG GGACCAAAGCTCCtctcaacagcagcagcaagaagCCCCAGGTACCACAAGATCAAGGAGAGCCTTGGGAGAACAAGAGAAGCAGAGGCTGTCAAAAGAG ATCTGTGACACAATCCTTGGCCATGCCAAAGCCAGGTTCTCCTTCACCAGCCACCTTGTGAGTGCCGTGCTGCTAGAGGCAGAGCTGTTTGACCGGCATCGGACAACATTCCCTGAAGAGGCTCTGAATACCACCGTGAGGGCATACCCCATGCTACACAAGGAGAGGCTCAGGACTGAGCTTTCTCTCATCTACGAAAGTCCAGACTTCAGGGGCTGCTGCGGTGCACTGGCTCTGTACCAGGTTCTACAGAGCTACAACCTCCAGGAAACCTTCTCTGAGACTGTGGCGCTGTTGAACATCCTCATAACCACTCCGATGACAACAGCTGAAGCTGAGAGGTGTTTCTCCACCTTAAAGAGGATCAAGACATTCCTGAGAAATACAATGGGACAGGAACGTCTGAATGCATTGGGCATGCTTTCCATGGAAAGAGAGCTGGTCAGGAACATGCCTGATTTCAACGAGAGGGTGATTGATCGCTTTGCTTGCTTGAAAGAGAGGCGAGCTAAATTTCAATACAagtga
- the xkr8.3 gene encoding XK-related protein 8.3: protein MERATFSKYSWIDFAFSVIGVCTFLVDWGSDVWVATEFYCRGDVLWFGVLVGLMVLSSVVVQMFSWFWYQYDRKLPGFCSVQTGGVTVLFGDRVKLSCLLHVLQLGFLCRHISAIRQGFRVWWRKAEGSDYAVYLTHDLSMLRLIETFCESAPQLTLMIYVMLQTNKARTVQFVSIAASTTSIAWMVVDYHRSLRSFLPDKAKQGWCSSVIYFLWNLLLIAPRVAALALFASVLSGYIGVHFLMQWFVFVCWAWQQGTNFMDSPFGEWLYRATVGLIWYFSWFSVAEGRTRGRSIIYHSFITTDGGILLATWWCYRDPVQTESYALALLIALPFIYLLGLLLKTLYYCCFHPKLWRPPAREPGLSDDMPDAEVPFREFSFQDGALSSKQHNKRMACHAAHFYSRERSY, encoded by the exons ATGGAGCGCGCGACTTTTTCAAAGTATTCGTGGATAGATTTCGCCTTCTCTGTGATCGGAGTGTGTACCTTCCTGGTGGACTGGGGCTCAGACGTGTGGGTGGCCACCGAGTTTTACTGCCGAGGGGACGTCTTATGGTTCGGGGTTCTGGTCGGCCTCATGGTCCTGTCGTCGGTCGTGGTCCAAATGTTCAGCTGGTTCTGGTACCAGTATGACCGCAAACTGCCGGGGTTCTGCAGCGTGCAGACCGGAGGAGTAACCGTGCTGTTCGGGGACCGAGTGAAGCTTTCCTGCCTGTTACATGTGCTGCAGCTGGGCTTCCTTTGCAG GCACATCTCGGCCATACGACAAGGCTTCAGGGTCTGGTGGCGGAAAGCGGAAGGGTCAGATTACGCTGTTTACCTGACCCACGACCTGAGCATGCTCCGACTCATCGAGACGTTCTGTGAGAGTGCTCCTCAGCTCACACTGATGATCTACGTCATGCTACAAACCAACAAGGCCCGGACCGTACAGT TTGTGAGCATTGCTGCCTCCACCACCTCAATCGCCTGGATGGTGGTAGATTACCACCGCTCCCTGCGCTCCTTCCTCCCTGACAAGGCCAAACAGGGCTGGTGTTCCTCTGTAATCTACTTCCTGTGGAACCTGCTGCTAATCGCCCCGCGTGTGGCGGCCCTCGCTCTCTTCGCCTCGGTTCTGTCGGGGTACATCGGCGTTCACTTCCTGATGCAGTGGTTTGTCTTCGTGTGCTGGGCCTGGCAACAGGGGACCAACTTTATGGACAGTCCATTTGGGGAGTGGCTGTACCGCGCCACCGTGGGGCTCATTTGGTACTTCAGCTGGTTCAGCGTAGCAGAGGGTCGCACCAGAGGCCGGAGCATCATCTACCACTCCTTCATCACCACAGACGGAGGGATCCTGCTTGCGACGTGGTGGTGTTACAGAGACCCTGTCCAGACTGAGTCGTACGCCCTGGCTCTGCTCATAGCTCTGCCTTTCATCTACCTCCTGGGACTGCTCCTGAAAACCCTCTATTACTGCTGCTTCCACCCCAAGCTGTGGAGGCCCCCAGCGAGGGAGCCAGGGCTTTCCGATGATATGCCCGATGCAGAAGTGCCCTTCAGAGAATTTTCCTTCCAGGACGGCGCCCTGTCCTCCAAGCAACACAACAAACGGATGGCCTGCCATGCTGCTCACTTTTACTCAAGAGAAAGGAGCTATTGA
- the LOC134874742 gene encoding LOW QUALITY PROTEIN: serine/arginine-rich splicing factor 6-like (The sequence of the model RefSeq protein was modified relative to this genomic sequence to represent the inferred CDS: deleted 1 base in 1 codon) — translation MSRVYIGRLSYRAREKDVERFFKGYGKILEVDLKNGYGFVEFDDPRDADDAVYDLNGKELCGERVIVEHTKGPRRDGGYGGGGGGGGGGGSSGGGSGGDREEEEEEGGGGGGGGGGGRSSSSSGYGRWGRDRYGPPIRTDYRLIVENLSSRCSWQDLKDYMRQAGEVTYADTHKGRRNEGVIEFRLYSDMKRALEKLDGTEVNGRKIRLIEDRPGARRKRSYSRSRSHSRSRSRSRRSRKSRSRSESSSRSRSHSRAASRSRSRSRSKKNKVKGKKEDEERSNGAPKNKDRSRSRSPKSRSPKSRSPKSKKSKKDGKKKKDDSRSRSRSRSRSRSRSRSRSRSGIKDRSRKSGSKGREPAKSDDEGGEPERGSRSRSRSPAESKSRARSKSKSKSKSRSPTPAKARSHSRSASRSESHSKSRSQSRSRSRSRS, via the exons ATGTCGAGGGTGTACATTGGGCGATTGAGCTACAGGGCCAGAGAAAAGGACGTGGAGAGGTTTTTTAAAGGCTACGGGAAGATACTCGAAGTCGACCTGAAAAACGG GTATGGGTTTGTTGAATTTGATGACCCCCGTGATGCAGATGATGCTGTTTATGACTTGAACGGCAAGGAGTTGTGTGGCGAAAGAGTCATTGTGGAGCACACCAAGGGACCCCGTCGTGATGGAGGttatggtggtggtggtgggggtggcgGCGGCGGAGGTAGTAGTGGTGGCGGCAGCGGAGGCGAccgt gaggaggaggaggaggagggagggggaggaggaggaggaggaggaggaggaagaagcagcagcagca GTGGATATGGTCGCTGGGGAAGAGACAGATATGGTCCACCTATAAGGACAGATTATCGGCTCATTGTTGAGAATCTTTCCAGTCGCTGCAGCTGGCAGGATTTAAAG GACTACATGAGGCAGGCAGGCGAGGTCACTTACGCTGACACCCACAAGGGGCGTAGGAACGAGGGGGTTATAGAGTTCAGGCTCTACTCCGACATGAAGAGGGCTCTGGAGAAGCTCGACGGCACCGAGGTGAATGGTAGAAAGATCCGGCTGATCGAGGACCGCCCTGGAGCCAGGCGCAAGCGCTCTTATTCTCGCAGTCGCAGCCATTCCAG GTCCCGCTCCAGGAGCCGCAGGTCTCGCAAGAGCCGCAGCCGCAGTGAGAGCAGCAGTCGCAGCCGCTCCCACTCCAG AGCGGCGTCCCGCTCCCGCAGCCGATCTCGTAGCAAGAAGAATAAGGTGAAGGGAAAGAAGGAGGATGAAGAGCGCAGCAATGGCGCTCCGAAGAACAAGGACCGCAGCAGGAGCCGCAGCCCCAAGAGCCGCAGCCCCAAGAGCCGCAGCCCCAAAAGCAAAAAGAGCAAGAAAGAcggcaagaagaagaaggatgatTCCAGGTCCAGGTCTCGCTCCCGCTCTCGCTCTAGGTCTCGCTCCAGGTCTCGCTCTAGATCAGGAATTAAAGATCGCTCCAGGAAATCTGGCTCCAAGGGCCGCGAGCCAGCCAAGAGCGACGACGAGGGGGGCGAGCCAGAGAGGGGCTCCCGCTCTCGTTCCCGCTCCCCCGCTGAATCCAAATCCAGAGCCAGGTCTAAATCAAAGTCTAAGTCCAAATCACGCTCCCCCACACCTGCCAAAGCCCGCTCCCACTCCCGCTCTGCCTCCCGTTCAGAGTCCCACTCCAAATCCCGCTCCCAGTCTCGTTCTCGCTCCCGTTCCCGCTCTTAG